Within bacterium HR17, the genomic segment CTGTTGATGGCAGGCTTGGCAGAAAAAGGGTTTATGGCAACTGCGACAACTTTCGGGGTCTTTGCGGACTTCTAACTTATGCGTGACGAACCAGTTGTCCTCAAAGTGGGACGGCGGTTTTTCAGGGTCAACGGGCGGGATAGGTGGCATGCGGGAGTTGGGATTGATGCTCACGAGGTAAGCGACCAACGCTTTCATGTCGTCAGGAGGCAAATTGTAAGCGGGCATGACCGTGTGCGTGTTAAAGGCGCCAGGGTTGCGCAAAAAGGCTTCCACCTTTTTGGGGTCGCGTTGTCCGCCTAAGCCCAAATCGGGTCCGACAGGTCCGCCCCCGCCGTTGATGCCGTGACAGGAGTAACATTTGAGACGCACGAACAACGCTTGCCCGCGCCGCTCCAGCGGCGACAACTTTTCGGGCTGCGGCAAGGCTTCCATGCCTTTGATGTTCAGGACGATGATGGCAAACAGCACGGTCAAACCCGTCGTGATAGCGGGCAAGCGGCGCAAGGGGTGGCGTTCAGGGTTGCGCTCTAAAAAGGGCACGAGCAGCAGCAAAAGGACCAAGACCGTCGGCAACACGAACGACCCGACGAACTCCCATCGGGGCGGAAACAACTTGAGCAACTCGTGCAGCCACAGGACATAAAAGTCGGGATGGGGTTTATAGGCGGTGTCCAACGGGTTGGCGCGGGGCTCCAACGGCGCAGGGAAACGGTGCGCCAAAAAGACCAAGAGCGCCGTGAAGATCAACGCCCCGACGGCAATGCGAAAAGTATGGTCAGGGTGAAGGCGCTGCGTTTGGGGTACGCGGTCGTCTTCGCCGACCCGCACCCACGCGGGCGCGACACCCAAATGGTGCACTTGACGAATGTGCCACGCCACCAGGGCAAAAACCATAAGGGGCAGCAAAAACACATGCAGGACATAAAAGCGCATCAGCGTGACAGCGCCCATCCCTGCGCCGCCCCGCAAAAAGTTGGCGGCGGCGTGCCCGATAAGCGGGATGGCTTCTACAATTTTCAGCCGCACCGCTGTGCCCCAGTAAGCCTTTTGGTCCCAAGGCAACGCGTAACCTGTCAACCCCAACGCGACGACGCAAAGCAGGAGCAAGACGCCGCTGACCCAAATCATCTGGCGGGGTTTTTTGTAAGCCCCCCACACAAAGGCGCGCACCATGTGAACGACCGCCAGCGGGACGATAAGCCGCGCCGCCCAATAGTGCAGCGCCCGAACGAACCGACCGAAAGGTAAGTAGTGCTCAATGTATTGCACCGACGCGTAGGCTTGGTCAGGTGTCGGGCTGTAAAAGAACATCAGCGCCGCGCCCGTGCTGAACAGAACGAGGAGGTTCAGCAGCAGCAACGCCCCAAAAATGTGCCCCCAACCGACAGTGGCAGGGAGCGGCTGTGCCCAAAAGCGCTGCCAAGCGCTGACCAAACCTGTTTCGCGTTCTAGCCACGCCCAGAAGCGCTGCATGTTTCACCACCTTATGCCGTCGGCAATTGCACGAACAAAACGCCGCCGTCCACCTTGTGGGGCAGTCCGTCCAACGGGCGCGGGGGCGGACCCGCTTGAACTTTGCCGTCCATATCAAAGTAGCCGTCATGGCAGGGGCAAAAGAAAGCGCGTTTCGTCGGCTCCCACCGGACGGCACAGTTGGCGTGGGTGCAAATGTTGGACAGCACCTTTACGCGTCCGTCCGCCTTGACGACGACATAGACGGTGCGCCGCACGGTGCGGATGACCCAACCGTCGCGCCGCTGATAAGTCAGGGTCACGGCTTTGGGTTCGTCGGGGCGAAAATCGGAAAGGGGAGCGACTTTTAACCATTGCATCGGTGACCGACGAAAGGCTGGTGCGATCAACATCGCAAGGCTGGGGTAGCCCAAAACGGCAGCGATGCACGCCGCTGCCGCTTTGACGAAACGGTCCAGCCATTGCCGCCGCTTCATCGCCGTCGGGTTCATCTGTCGTCACCGCTTTCGGATTTTGCCCCGCTTTCAACGGTCGGTGTGTCGGGGAAAATCCTGACAGCGTCCGCCGCCCGTTTGCGCACACTTTTTGCTTGAAACGGCAACCGATGTTGTGCCAGTGTATCGCTGTGAGCCCAAGGGAGGTGCGTTTGCGATGGGGCGACACCGGTGGTTGGTGGTGACCGCCGTCGCGATGGCGACAGGGTTGCTGGCAGCGGCACGGTTTCAGCCACCCCCTGCCGACGATATCGCTGCCATCAAGGCAAAAGAAGCCTGCCGCGATTGTCACCGCACTGTCGTGGACAATTATGCCCGTAGCGCCCATGCGGGGTTGGCTTGTTCACAGTGCCATGCCGGCTCGCTAGAGCACCAAGACGCTGACGACCCCGCTAAAGTGCTACCAGTGGTGGACTTTCGCATTGAAAGTTGCGGCAACTGCCACCGCTTTCAGGCAGAGACTTACCTGATGGACGAGCCGGGCACAGCAGGGCTTTTCGGCGGCACGCCTGCCGACCCCCACGAGCATCCCAAAACGAGGGACTTTCCGCTCTACAACAAAATCATCGCAGGGCACGGGTTCACCAAGGAATACAACGAAGAGCGTGGGCACCGTTACATCCTGCGCGACCACATCGCTACCAAGCGGGGCAAATACACGACTTGCCTGAACTGCAAATCCACACCCGTCGCCTACTATTGGGGGCGCAAGTGGAAGGGTATCCCGTTAGACGAAAACGCCGACTGGCATGCCGTGATCGCCCGCATTCCCAAAGAAACGCTGGACTACGGCGCTTCGTGCACCCATTGCCACGACCCGCACACGGCGCGTTTGCGTATCATCAACAAAGCGCTGCAGAGGGCAATCGCCGAACGGGGCGTCAACCCTTACTGGCAAGAGAAAAACGCCAAAAGTTTTGAGGCTGCCGACCAACAGCAGAAGGAGACGCTGCTGTGCGCCCAATGCCATGTGGAGTATGTTTGCGGACCGGGCGCCGACGGCAAGATGCGCTTTGTGTTCGGATGGCGTAAAGTGCGCGATTTGGACGCCTTCTATCGCGAACAGTTTGGCTACCAGCAAGATTGGGTGCACGCCCTCATCGGCGAACCGCTCATCAAAAGCCAGCACCCTGAGACGGAAACTTTTTGGGAAAGCAAGTATGAGCGGGCAGGGGCATCGTGTGTGACCTGCCACATGCCAAAGGTCAAAGTCAACGGACGCCTCTTGACTTCCCACTGGCTTACTTCACCCCTCAAATACATTGACCGCTTCATCGCGGGCAAACCGTTGGGGGCGTTTCCGTGCGGGCAGTGCCATAGCGTTGCGCCGCAAGTGCTGCGGGCACAAGTGTTGCGGGTGCAGCAGCATGTGAACGCGGTGCAACAACGCGCCCAACAAGCCCTCAGCGATAGCATTGACGCCATCGCCGCTGCCAAGCAAGCGCAAAAGGACGGAAAGGCGGTGGACGCCGCGCTGCTGCGGCAAGCCGTGCGGTTGCACCAACTGGCACACCTGCGGTGGGAAAACTTGGTCGTCTCGGAAAACAGCATGGGCTTTCACAACCCTGAGGAAGTGCTCAAGGAGTTGAGCGAGGCGCTGGACGATGCCCGCCAAGCCCAACGGTTAGCGCTGCAAGCCATTGGTGCCCTTTTGCGCCCCGCTGCCGCTCCGACGACCACGCCCAAAACGCAATGAGACGGGTCAATGGACGGGCGAGGTGCCGCAAAAAGAGGGGTGCGGTAGCGGCTATTTGCGGGGCACAGCGCCTGAGACAATGTCGGGCACGGTCAGGTCGTCCACACCTAACACCTTGAAGACGCGGATGGGTTGCGCCCGCCCGCGAACGGTCACCTCGCCGACAGGCTCTGCCTGTAGTTGCGCTCCGAACGCAACCGCCGCCAGATAGGTCGTCTCGCTGATAAGGACAAGGCTGCCCAACTCTTTGTTCATGCCTTCTAAGCGCGACGCGACATTGACTGTGTCGCCGATAACCGTCAAATCCATTTGGCGGCGCGAACCGATAGCGCCAAACACCATCGGACCGGTGTGAACGCCGATGCGCATGACTAACTCAGGCAGACCGCGCTGCTGGAACCTCTGGCGCAATCGTTCCATCGCTTGTTGCATGGCAACGGCGCAACGGACGGCGCGGGCAGCGTGGTCAGGCTGCGGGACAGGTACGCCGAACAGCACCATGATGCCGTCGCCGATAAACTTGCTGGTCGTGCCTTCATAGCGGTCAATCACCGCGGTCATCGCCTCAAAGTATTCGTTGAGCAAGGCAGCGACTTCGCTAGGCGAGCGGGCTTCTGAAATCGCTGTGAACCCTTGTAAGTCGGAGAACAACACTGTCGCTTCCACGAGACGCGGGCGTGTGAGGCTTTCTTCAGAGGCAGCGACCATCGTTTCCAACACCGCCGGTGCCACAAAGCGCTGAAACCGCTGACGGATATGGCGGGCGTGTCGCTCTACAGCGAATTGGAGGTAAGCGGTGCTGACGGCAAAAACGAAGGCAATGGACGCCAGCAACGGGGCTAAGGGGATAACCCATAGCCATCGGTCTAAGGCAAACAGCGCGCCATACAGGCATGCCCCTGCCAGTAGCACGGTCAACGGGAGCGCGAACAACGGACGCACCGCAAAAACGAGCGTGGCGGTCAGCAAGACCATCGCCAGCAACAAAAGTCGCTGCATCCACAAGGGGGTAAAATGCAAAAAACGACGCGATAGCAGCATTTGCGCTAAGGTGGCGTGGATTTCCACACCAGGAAAAGTGGCGGAGAAAGGGGTAACGAAAAAATCCTTCGCCAGTTTGGAAGTCACCCCAACAAACACTAACTTGCCCTTGAAAAGGCGGCGCAGGGTCGCATCAGCGATGCCGTGCTCTTCAGGTGCCAAGAGCACTTTCATGGGCACATAGCGGAAAGACCCTTCAGGTCCCGCAAAGTTGAGCAGCACGGCTTGATAGGGCAAACCGCTAAATCCCGGCTCTTGGTCTACATACGGCAGGGTCGGTAGGGACCGCCCTTGAAACTGCCGGCGAGCAATTTGTCGTTCTACGACATCAGGGGTTAACCCTAACCACAGCCCTGCAGCTAAGGCACCCAGCGACGGACGCCAACCCCACGCGTCTCGCCCCGCCACAGTTGCCGCACGGACGACGCGGTCAGAGTCCACGCTCATGTTGATGATACCCGCACCAGCGACGCTGTCGTAAAGGACGGGGTGGGGTGTCTGCGTTGAGACATCTTGCCCGCTTTTGAGCAACAGGCAAGGTAAGAGGACAGCCCCGTGCGACTGCGCCGCTTGGGCGAAGGCGGTATCGTCTGCAGAACCGTAGAGGCTGGGGGTGTCCATGTGGATGTCAAAAGCGACTACTTTTGCGCCAGCCTGCCGGAGGCGACGAAGCACCTCCGCATAAAGGGTGCGGGGGATAGGGTTGATGGGTATCTGACGCGATTTCAACCACTCCTCGGTCGCATCGTCTATCGCGACGATGACGATGTCCAGTAGGTGGGCGAACGCCCCGTTGTAGGCGCGGTGCAGGTGCCCCTGCAAACGCGTTTCGGTGGACGGTGACAAGCGCCAATCCAACGCTCTACCGTCCTGCCAGACGCTGCCGCGCATCCGCATCACAAGGTCGTAAAGCAAACAGTTGACGAGAAGCAGTTGGGGTGTGAAAGGCAAAGCGGCTGGCTGCCCCATGATGCCCCCCAACACATCGTTTTGGTAGAACCAACCGAGCGAAGCGCTGGTGACCACGATGACGGCTAACGCGACGACGCGCTGCAAGCGTTGACGCCGTCGGGTGCCTTGAAAACCCCCCATGTTTCCTTCGCCTCTGTTCTCGGCGCGCATTTCGCTAACAATTGTGCGGCGGATGTGCGATAATTTGGCAGTGGTGACCCGTCATGCCACGATGGCAATGGTGGTTGGCTGGCGGTGCGGGGGCAACTTCGCTGGTGCTGGCGTCCTTATTGCTGCTGGGCAAAAAGCGCCGTAACGGTGACCCCGCGCCTGAATTGGCGACGGAACCCTCGGAGGGACCGCCGGGCGACCGCGAAATGACCTTTTGGGAGCACTTGGAAGAGTTACGGACGCGGTTGCTTCGGTCGTTGCTTTACATCACCGTCGGCAGCGTTGTCGGTTGGATTTACTACCAACCCATTCTCAAATGGGTCACTCACCCTGTAGAACCGGCGCTCACAACGCTCAAGGTGCCGATTTTGGTGTTCCAAAATGTCGCCGAACCGTTCTTGCTTCAGTTGCAGGTGAGCGTGGCAGCCGGCATCGCACTGGCGTTTCCGTTTGTCCTTTACGAAGTGTTGGCGTTCGTTTGGCCAGCCCTGTATCCGCACGAGAAACGGTTCGCTCTGCAGTTGGTGCCGTTGTCGCTCGCATTGTTTTTGTTGGGTGTGGCGACCGTTTACGGGCTTTTGCCCCCTGCGTTTCTCTGGCTGCTGAACTTTACGCCCAAAGAACCGCCGTCGCTCATCCTCAACTTTGGACGGCAATACATCTGGCTCGTGGTGAAACTGATGGTGGCGATGGGGTTGGTGTTCCAGATGCCGCTGGTGTTGATGTTCCTGGGGCGTTTGGGGTTGGTGTCGGCGCGCGGTCTATTGCGCTATTGGCGGCACGCTATCATCGCCATCTTTACCATCTCCGCGATCATTACGCCGACTTGGGACCCGATCAACATGACCCTTTGGGCGATGCCCATCGTCGTCCTCTACTTCTTGAGTGTTTTGCTGGTGGCGTTAGTGCAACGGAGCAATCGCGAACCTTAAGTGACACAATTCGGAGGGTGCGGCGCTTGCCAAGATGCCAAATTAGGGGACGCCTGATAAGACGGGCACGATTGAGCGTGCCGAAAAGCGCGCCTTCCAACAAACGGCACGACTCTGTCACCTGAAGGGGGAATGTGACGATGCAAGTTTTGGGCTATTTGATCGCCGGGCTGAATTTGCTGTTCGCTATCGGGTTAGTGTTAGCGATGCTTTTTCACATTACAGAGCAAGAGACCGGTGGCGCTGGCGGCGGGTGGGGCATCGTCGGCGGGCGCCACATCCTTACGAGCCAATCGGGTGTGGCAACTTTTTTGGATCGCTTCATCACTTGGCTGGCAGCCGGGTTTTTGATCACCGCGTTCCTGACGGTGTTCGTGTTTCGGATGTAAACGGCTTTTAAGAGGTGTTGTCCCCGTGCCGATAAGGAGAATGGCGGGGCTCTCTCGCCGCTCAAACGCAACGCGGCAGCGAAAGGGGATGACACCTCATGCCACGCCGCACTTTGTTATTGGCGGCAGCGATTTGTTTCGTCGTGGCAGTCTTAGCCACGCTTTGGGTTGTGCGCAACCGGCAAACACCGCCACCACAAATAGCGCAAGAGGCGCCGAAAGTGCGGGTATTTGCGGCGCTGCGAGACCTTCCGAAGGGCGCCCGTATTGCCAGCACGGACCTCGCCGTGCGCGAGGTGCCGGTTGACCAAGCCCCCAGCGACGCGGTCACTGACATCGCTCAAGCGGTCAATGCCATCCTGCTCCAAGAGGTGCGTAAGGACGAACCCCTGCGGCTCAGCCTGCTGATCCCGCCTCCAGAACAATTGCGGGAGTTTCGGGTGCCGCTGGGGCTGCGGGGCTTCGTCCTCTATCAACCCTTCACAGAAGGCGCTGCCGATATGTTGCTGCCCGGCGACTTGGTAGATGTCATTGCGACCAAGCGGGTCGGCGACACGACGCTCGCGGAAGTCATCGTCCAACGCGCCCAAGTGTTAGTCGCCGAGCATTACACCCCCGGCGTCTCGCGCGAGCAACGCCTTCGCGAGGCGGCGTTGACCCGCGCGGCACAAACTTCCGTCGTAGGGGCGACGCCCGAGCCGCGTCCCGACGGGGGCAGCCAAACAGCGCCGCCACCGCAAGCAGCAGGGGCACAACAGCCCGCGACCATGCGACGAATCGTGTTGGCGGTGACACCCCAAGAATCCGTGCGGTTAGCGCGGGCGTTGGAGGAAGGGCGCGCCCTAACGGTTTTGCGCAACGAACGCGATTTCACATCCCTCCCGCCCCTGCGGTCACCCCGTGTCGTTCCGACACACCGCCATGAACCGCCCCCTGCGCGCCCGGCACCGTTGCGCCCTGCGCCAGTGATTTCCGCGCCCTTTCCGCCGCCCCGTCCAGTGCAAACCGTCGTCGTGTATCGGGGCACGCAACGCGAAGAAGTGCTTGTGAGCCGTTGACCTGCGTGCCGCTCAGGGAACGGGGGAAAGGCTATGGCGGACATGCATGGGCAGCCTGTCGTGACTTTTGTCGTCATCGGCGAGGATGTGACTGTGCCCGAAGCACCTTGCTGGCAAGTCGCAGAACAGTTGACGACTTTGACCGATTGGCAAACAGCGTTGGAAACGGTCATCGCCCTTACGCCCCAGTTTGTCGTCGTGGATGGGGATCGGTTTGCTCCCGATGCCTTAACGCTGGCACGACAAGTGCGCCTGCAAACCCTCCCCGTCGGTGTTTTGCTTGCCACCGATCGCACCGACCCCGTGTTTTTTCAGGAAGCCGCGTTAGCCGGTGTGGATGGGGTCATTCCCCGCCACCCTTCACCCGAACAACTTCACCGCACCCTGCTGGCGATTGCCGATACCCCTCGGTGGCGTCAGTCGGGCATCGCAGATATTTTGAACGCTTGTCAGCCAGCTGGCACTTTCTCGGAGGTCACATCAACATCAGAGCGATCGCCAGAGGTCACCGTCTTGACGGCAGAGGCTGCGGGTGTCCCGGAAGTTGACGCGTTGGAAGCCACCTTCGTTCCACCGCACACCGAGACAGATACCGCTCCGCAACAAAAAGACGGAGCCGAGGAAGCATTCAAGGAAGGCGGCGCGGTAGCGGCAGCCGTTGAAACCCATGTCTCGCCGCCAGTGCCCCCGACCGAGACCGCGTTTGAGCGTCCAGAGCCGTCGTTCGCCGCCGGGCAACGAGGGCGAGTCATCGCCTTAAGCAGTGGACGGGGCGGTGTGGGCAAAACGACGGTGCTCGTGAATTTGGCGATCGCTTTGGCGCAGGAAACGAACGAGCCGATCGCCGTCTTGGATTTGTTCATCGGCGACACCCTCGTGCTCATCAACGCTACGGCGCGGATGACGATCAGCGAAATCCCTGAAGCCGTGCGCGAGGTGGATCTGGCGCTGCTGCAATCGTGCGCATTGCGGCACGAAACGGGCGTTCACTTCTTCACCTGGTTCTTCGCGCCGGAGCGCAACTTGCCCGATTACATTGACCTGAACCGTTTGGAAGCGGTGTTGAAGGCGTTGCGTGAGGGCTATCCCTACATCCTCGTGGACACGCCGGTGACGCTCTATGTGCCCGATTTGGAGTTGCTGCGGTTTACCGATGAAGTCATCGTGATCGCGGTGCCCTGGGATTTGCTGTCCGTGCGGGCGACGCGGGCGCTAACGATGGGTATGCGCCAATGGGGCGTCACGCCCAAGTTATTGCTCAACCGTGTGGAGAGCAACAGCGAGTTGTCGCCGGAGTTCGTTGCCAATCAACTGGGGTTGGAAGTGTGGGATATGATTCCCAACAACGCGCGCTTAGCCGTCCACGCAACCAATTCGGGGGAGCCGATTATCTTGAACCATCCCGAAAGCGATGTGGCGACAGCGATCCGTCGGGCGGCACGGCGCTTGGCAGGGCTGCCTGTTGAAGGACCGCGCCGCCGACGGTTCCCCTTGTTTTTCTGACGCGATCACGCTACGCCTGCCGCACGCAACACGGCATGTTTGACGATGGCTTGCGTGAGCGGAATTTTGTAAGCGTTCTGGGCGAGCGGTTGGGCTTTGGCGACGGCGGCTTTGCCGGCTTGTTCGGCGAGTTGGGGCGTGATGCGGTTGCCTTTCAGCACTGCTTCGGCTTCCGAAGCACGCCAAGGGATCGGCGCCACGCCCGACAACACCACGCGGACATCTTCACAGACGCCGTCTCGCAACCGCAGCGCGACAGCCGCACCCGTGACGGCGAAGTCCAGCGATTTTTTCTCGCGGAATTTGAGGTAGGTGCTGCGCGTGTTTGATGGCGGCGTGGGGACATGCACCTCAACCAACACTTCATCGGGTTCAATGACCGTCTCGTGATCTAAGCGGCGGGACGGTAGCACAAAAAATTCTTCTAAGGGGAGCGTCCGCTTGCCGCGTGGCGAGACCAGCGTGACTGTCGCGTTCAAAGCGATCAGAGCAGGGGCGCAATCGGAGGGATGGACGATGTAACACGGTCCACCACCCAAAATGGCGTGGTATTTGTTTTCGCCGTTGTAAGCGTAACAGAGTGGACCGCCCTTTTTCAAACACAGCGTGTGTTCGTCGCGGTAATACCAGCAACGCGGGCGCTGGCACAAGTTACCCCCGATCGTGCCGACATTGCGGATTTGAGGTGTCGCAACCGAATGGGCGGCTTCCGCCAACGCTGTGAAGCGTTGGCGAATGACCGAGTGCGTTTCAATTTCGGTCAAGGTCACAAGGGCACCCAACCGCAGCCCGTCCCGCTCGGAAAAGCGGATGTAGTGAAGATGGCGGAGGCTTTTGAGGTTGACGATGCGTTGCGGGGCAATAATGCCTTCTTTCAATTCGCCCAGCAAATCCACGCCGCCCGCCAACACCTTCGCATCGCGCCATTGCCGTCCCAACGCGCCGACGGCTTCCTCCAACGAAGACGGCTTGATATACTCAAACGGGCGCATGACGCTCCGCCTCCTTTCGCTCCCGAATCCCTGTCGCAATCGCGACGGACACGGCACATCATAACACATCGGGTTGAATGCTGGACAAGTTCTCAAACATGGCGTAACGCGGCACGAAGGCGACCTCCACGGTCGTCACTGGTCCGTTACGGTTTTTGGCTATGATGACCTCCGTCACGAAAAATTCTGGGCGGCTTTCATCTTCCGCCAACCTCTCAGAGGGCGTTTCCGCTGGCTTGCGCCGCCCCCGTTCGTAGTAATCCTCGCGATAAAGAAAGCAAACGACATCGGCTTCGGCTTCAATGGCGCCGCTGTCCCGCAAGTCCGCCAAGACGGGGCGCTTGTTCTCGCGATGTTCCACCGAGCGCGACAGTTGGGAGAGGACAACGACCGGGACATTCAGTTCCCGCGCGAGGCTTTTCAGCGACCGCACGACCTCGGTCACTTCCTGCACGCGGTTTTCCATCCGCCGAGGCGGACGGATGAGTTGCAGGTAGTCAATCACGATGCAGCCTAACCCTTCGCTGGCTTTCAGGCGACGGGCTTTGGCACGGATTTCAAAGGGTGACAGGTCAGGCGTGTCATCAATGAACAGCGGGGCGTTATAAAGTTCATGGGACGCCTGACCGAGGCGAATGAAATGCTGCTCGCGCAGTGACCCCGTCCGCAAATGGTGCAAGTTGACCCGTGCGCGAGCGCACAACAACCGCTGCACCAACTGTTGTTTGCTCATTTCAAGGCTAAAGATGGCAACGGGCAATTTCTCCTGCGTCGCGATGTGCATGGCGATGGACAAAGCGAACGAAGTTTTACCCATAGAGGGGCGCCCAGCGACAATGATCAAGTCCGACGGATGCAAACCGCCCAACACATCGTCCAGTTCGTAAAAACCCGTCGGGATCCCCATCAGGGTGCCGGGGTGACGCATCCGCTGATCCAGAAAGTCGTAAGTCTGACGCAACAGTTCCGTCAGGGGTTGGAAATGGGCACCGACGCGGCGTTGCCCGACCCGAAACAACGCCGCTTCGGCTCGGTCAATTAAATCCTCCAGACTGCCGTCATGGTGCGACGCCCAGTGGACGATTTGGTGGGCGACCTGAATCAGTTGCCGCAGGATGGCTTTCTCCTCCACGATGCGACAATAGTCGGCGATGTTAGCGATAGATGGCGGCATTTCCATCAACTTCATCAGGTAGGGTTGCCCACCACAGTCGTCCAGTTT encodes:
- the dnaC gene encoding Replicative DNA helicase, with the translated sequence MEAARLSAPSLSPAAPMPHSVEAEQCVLGAMLLDRDAIAIAAETLQAEDFYYSPHRSIYEAILTLFNRGDPVDLVTVAEELKRRGKLDDCGGQPYLMKLMEMPPSIANIADYCRIVEEKAILRQLIQVAHQIVHWASHHDGSLEDLIDRAEAALFRVGQRRVGAHFQPLTELLRQTYDFLDQRMRHPGTLMGIPTGFYELDDVLGGLHPSDLIIVAGRPSMGKTSFALSIAMHIATQEKLPVAIFSLEMSKQQLVQRLLCARARVNLHHLRTGSLREQHFIRLGQASHELYNAPLFIDDTPDLSPFEIRAKARRLKASEGLGCIVIDYLQLIRPPRRMENRVQEVTEVVRSLKSLARELNVPVVVLSQLSRSVEHRENKRPVLADLRDSGAIEAEADVVCFLYREDYYERGRRKPAETPSERLAEDESRPEFFVTEVIIAKNRNGPVTTVEVAFVPRYAMFENLSSIQPDVL